A stretch of the Clostridium fungisolvens genome encodes the following:
- a CDS encoding D-alanyl-D-alanine carboxypeptidase family protein: MKKIFSFFTIFSLCLLMSGNINAKAATAPPDVESEAAVLMDVNTGEIIYGKNENKPMAPASTTKVMTALLTLENAKLDDKVTISKVPPTAEGTSIGLREGEIYTVNDLLHGLLLESANDCAEALAEHVGGSMDNFVKMMNQRAKALGATNTNFVNPSGLYEPGHLTTAHDLSLMLKEAIKNPTFVKICRTQVYKFPPSNLDGNEKWVSTKDELIRKNSHFEYKYALAGKTGYTTLSKHTFTGAAEKDGHVLIVSMLYSQSKQNYFPDAIKLFDYGFNNYEPIKLYGKGDEVANYNVTKSLTIPLVATKDVYYLINKNDYKPNISETDIKNYLAPKIQIKDANLEKASFKQGDEILDSTVTVKGKDLCGLKLASNIDREYKGLLPSSTAYKNIKPFVIALSIAVISIFLVTFRKYISFKKKQSIIKQKYNNMAQ, translated from the coding sequence ATGAAAAAGATATTTAGTTTTTTTACTATATTTTCGTTATGCCTGCTCATGTCAGGAAACATAAATGCTAAGGCAGCTACTGCACCACCAGATGTCGAATCTGAAGCTGCAGTATTAATGGATGTAAATACTGGTGAAATTATATATGGAAAAAATGAGAATAAACCTATGGCACCAGCTTCTACCACAAAGGTAATGACGGCACTTCTTACATTAGAAAATGCAAAATTAGATGATAAGGTTACCATAAGTAAAGTACCGCCTACTGCTGAAGGAACTTCCATAGGATTAAGAGAAGGCGAGATATATACGGTTAACGACCTTTTACATGGATTACTACTTGAATCTGCAAATGATTGCGCAGAAGCTCTCGCAGAACATGTTGGTGGATCAATGGATAACTTCGTTAAGATGATGAACCAAAGAGCAAAAGCATTGGGTGCAACTAATACAAACTTTGTTAATCCAAGTGGTTTATATGAACCTGGACACTTAACTACTGCTCACGATTTATCTTTGATGCTTAAAGAGGCTATAAAAAATCCTACTTTCGTCAAGATATGCAGAACTCAAGTTTATAAGTTTCCGCCAAGTAATTTAGACGGAAATGAGAAGTGGGTATCTACAAAGGATGAACTTATTAGAAAGAATTCTCATTTTGAATATAAGTATGCCTTAGCTGGAAAAACTGGGTATACTACTTTATCAAAGCACACATTTACAGGTGCTGCTGAAAAAGATGGACACGTATTAATTGTATCAATGCTATACTCTCAAAGTAAGCAAAACTATTTTCCAGATGCAATAAAGCTATTTGATTATGGATTCAATAATTATGAACCTATAAAGCTTTATGGTAAAGGTGATGAAGTTGCAAACTACAATGTAACTAAATCTCTTACTATACCTCTCGTAGCTACAAAAGACGTGTACTATCTGATAAATAAAAATGATTACAAGCCAAATATTTCAGAAACAGATATAAAAAACTATTTAGCTCCTAAGATACAAATAAAAGATGCCAATTTAGAAAAAGCTTCTTTTAAGCAAGGAGATGAGATTTTAGATTCTACTGTTACTGTAAAAGGAAAAGATCTATGTGGTTTAAAACTAGCTTCAAACATAGACAGAGAGTATAAAGGCCTATTACCATCATCTACTGCTTATAAAAATATAAAGCCTTTTGTAATAGCACTTTCCATAGCAGTTATATCTATATTTCTTGTAACCTTTAGAAAATATATAAGCTTTAAGAAAAAACAATCTATAATAAAGCAGAAATACAATAATATGGCTCAATAA
- a CDS encoding RluA family pseudouridine synthase, which produces MSYIREVVPKEYEGRKIRDFLKEKLGLSTRLVRGAAIDGRIKANNIVVKMNYVLKFNDNIEVNVSKNESQNIEPEKMDLKIVYEDEDIIVINKDPFMVVHPTKSHQSGTLANGVINYFNETHQSCIVRLVSRLDMNTSGLIIIAKNQYAHMALSKQNAMDKDKEGNIKEHSRDSIEIEKRYIAIVHGNLEATEGTLDLPIHRPGPESIKRIVDEQGQRSITHYKVIERLNGADVVECTLETGRTHQIRVHLSHIGHPIFGDTLYGSEDDEEYIKRQALHAYRLDFQSPRSKKPLSLRADLPEDMKKLIDSMSIKDNDK; this is translated from the coding sequence ATGAGCTACATAAGAGAAGTAGTTCCCAAAGAATATGAGGGAAGAAAAATAAGAGATTTTCTTAAAGAAAAGTTAGGATTATCTACTAGACTTGTAAGAGGAGCAGCTATTGACGGAAGAATTAAAGCAAATAATATAGTTGTCAAAATGAACTACGTATTAAAATTTAATGATAACATTGAAGTTAATGTTTCGAAAAATGAAAGCCAGAATATTGAACCAGAAAAAATGGATTTAAAGATAGTATATGAAGACGAAGACATTATAGTAATAAATAAGGATCCATTTATGGTAGTTCATCCAACAAAAAGCCATCAGTCTGGTACCTTAGCAAATGGTGTAATAAATTATTTTAATGAAACTCACCAAAGCTGTATAGTTAGATTAGTAAGTAGATTGGATATGAATACTTCTGGACTTATAATAATTGCAAAAAATCAATATGCTCATATGGCTTTATCAAAACAAAATGCAATGGATAAAGATAAAGAAGGAAATATAAAAGAGCATAGCAGAGATAGTATAGAAATCGAAAAGAGATATATTGCTATAGTTCATGGAAATCTAGAAGCTACAGAAGGAACTCTAGATCTTCCAATACATAGACCGGGACCAGAGTCTATAAAAAGAATTGTTGATGAGCAAGGTCAAAGAAGCATAACTCATTATAAAGTAATAGAAAGGTTAAATGGAGCAGATGTAGTAGAGTGTACCCTTGAGACAGGTAGAACTCATCAAATAAGAGTCCATTTAAGCCATATTGGACATCCAATTTTCGGTGATACTTTATACGGTAGTGAGGATGATGAGGAATATATAAAAAGGCAGGCATTACATGCATACAGATTAGATTTTCAAAGTCCTAGAAGTAAAAAGCCTTTATCTCTTAGAGCGGACCTACCGGAAGACATGAAGAAACTTATTGATAGTATGAGCATTAAAGATAATGATAAATAG
- a CDS encoding RidA family protein, protein MKNIISTENAPKAIGPYSQGISIENLVFTSGQIPLDPATGELITEIKAATKRSMLNVKAILEQAGSSLDNIIKATIFLKNIDDFNLVNEVYGEFFKENPPARSCVEISRLPKDAVIEIEVIAFKNR, encoded by the coding sequence ATGAAAAATATAATTTCTACAGAAAATGCACCAAAAGCAATAGGACCATATAGTCAAGGGATAAGTATAGAAAATCTTGTTTTTACATCAGGACAAATACCACTTGATCCAGCTACCGGAGAACTTATTACCGAAATTAAAGCTGCTACTAAAAGATCAATGCTTAATGTTAAAGCGATACTAGAGCAAGCAGGAAGCTCTTTAGATAATATAATAAAAGCAACAATTTTCTTGAAAAATATTGATGATTTTAATTTAGTTAATGAAGTTTACGGAGAATTTTTTAAAGAAAATCCTCCAGCAAGAAGCTGTGTAGAGATAAGCAGATTACCTAAAGATGCTGTTATAGAGATAGAGGTTATAGCTTTTAAAAATAGATAG
- a CDS encoding LCP family protein encodes MKSEKFINSKFKASLLGLLILLIIISLGTGAFFYKYLGKFNKNYDGKAVEKDVSLPTNVLFLGMDIGDPKQKDNDSIKRTDTIMLVHLVPKEKKAYIVSIPRDMMIKIKNSSQKINAAFSIGGDSAIKQAVEDIMDVPVDYLVKLNYEGFRSFVDAIGGVEMTIDRNMYYDDAAQNLHINFKKGQTVLLDGKKAEEFFRWRKNNDGTGLVNGDLDRIDNQHKFIEKVVEKCTSVAIIPKLGKILDVLPQYIETDIPPKTLLALGKEGMSLKKENVKMYTLKGVPRTIDNISYLIYDKEANSDIIGLISGQKVTESNGGVPKSSLKIKILNATKVQGLASKCMKDLEAKGYKDIEIGNAKEANKSEVQLSNQNLKNTISNDININKFSTLGKNDENFDIIIILGKDYKN; translated from the coding sequence ATGAAATCAGAAAAATTTATAAATAGTAAATTTAAAGCAAGTCTTTTGGGACTTTTAATATTATTAATAATCATTTCATTAGGAACAGGCGCTTTTTTTTATAAGTACTTAGGGAAATTCAATAAAAATTATGATGGAAAAGCTGTTGAAAAAGATGTCTCTTTACCTACCAATGTTTTGTTTCTAGGTATGGATATCGGAGACCCTAAGCAAAAGGATAATGATAGTATAAAAAGAACTGATACAATAATGTTAGTTCATTTAGTTCCAAAAGAAAAAAAGGCATATATAGTGTCAATTCCGAGAGATATGATGATAAAGATAAAGAATTCTAGTCAGAAGATAAATGCAGCCTTCTCTATAGGAGGAGACAGCGCTATAAAGCAGGCCGTAGAAGATATTATGGATGTTCCGGTAGATTATCTGGTGAAATTGAATTATGAGGGCTTTAGGAGCTTTGTAGATGCCATTGGTGGAGTTGAGATGACTATAGATAGAAATATGTACTATGATGATGCAGCTCAAAATCTTCACATAAATTTTAAGAAAGGGCAAACAGTGCTTCTAGATGGTAAGAAAGCAGAAGAATTTTTCAGATGGAGAAAAAATAATGATGGAACTGGATTAGTAAACGGAGATTTAGATAGGATAGATAATCAACATAAATTTATTGAAAAGGTAGTTGAAAAATGTACCTCAGTTGCTATCATACCAAAGTTAGGTAAGATACTAGATGTACTACCACAGTATATAGAAACTGATATACCTCCAAAAACTTTGCTAGCATTAGGAAAAGAAGGAATGAGCCTTAAAAAAGAAAATGTAAAAATGTATACTTTAAAAGGAGTTCCAAGGACAATAGATAACATATCCTATCTTATTTATGATAAGGAAGCCAATAGTGATATAATTGGATTGATATCAGGCCAAAAAGTTACTGAGTCTAATGGTGGAGTTCCTAAATCTTCTTTGAAGATAAAGATACTGAACGCAACAAAGGTTCAAGGACTTGCGTCAAAATGCATGAAGGACTTAGAAGCAAAGGGGTATAAAGATATAGAAATAGGTAATGCAAAAGAGGCAAATAAAAGTGAGGTTCAATTAAGTAATCAAAACTTAAAAAATACAATTTCTAATGATATAAATATAAACAAATTTTCAACTTTAGGAAAAAATGATGAAAATTTTGATATAATCATTATATTAGGTAAAGATTATAAAAATTAG
- the yqeK gene encoding bis(5'-nucleosyl)-tetraphosphatase (symmetrical) YqeK, with translation MWSWEEIDEYLKQNLTESRYKHTMGVVYTAELLAEKNGESKERAKIAALVHDCAKNMKIDEQFEFLKSRNVELDEITINSPQILHGIVGSIIAKEVMGIKDEEILSAVKHHTTGKKSMTLLEKIIYIADYIEPNRNYNGVEELRQLTFDNLDEGALKGFDNTITYVIKLGQIVHPLSIDARNDLLIKIKNQKHRLG, from the coding sequence ATGTGGTCATGGGAAGAAATTGATGAATATTTAAAACAAAATCTTACAGAAAGCAGATATAAACACACAATGGGTGTTGTATATACTGCTGAATTGTTAGCAGAAAAAAACGGCGAATCTAAAGAAAGGGCAAAAATTGCTGCTCTAGTTCACGATTGTGCTAAAAATATGAAAATAGATGAACAATTTGAATTTTTAAAGTCTAGAAATGTAGAATTAGATGAGATTACAATTAATTCACCTCAGATACTTCATGGAATTGTTGGTTCAATTATTGCAAAAGAAGTTATGGGAATTAAAGATGAAGAAATATTAAGTGCAGTAAAGCATCATACCACAGGAAAGAAATCTATGACTTTATTAGAAAAGATAATATATATTGCTGATTATATTGAGCCTAATAGGAATTATAATGGTGTAGAAGAATTAAGGCAGTTAACTTTTGATAACCTTGATGAAGGTGCTTTAAAAGGTTTTGATAACACTATAACCTATGTAATAAAGCTTGGTCAGATTGTACATCCATTAAGTATTGACGCACGTAATGATTTGTTAATAAAAATAAAAAATCAAAAGCATAGATTAGGATAA
- the nadD gene encoding nicotinate-nucleotide adenylyltransferase — protein MSKKIGILGGTFDPIHNGHIYIAYEAKRLLDLDEIIFMPSGNPPHKDEKNITDSHLRYKMVDIAVKSYEGFTTSDYEVNKQGLSYTYETLMHLKDTLKGADLYFITGADCLIDLEKWKNVDLIMDNCNFVVFNRPGYTKEELYDEKRLVEQKYNKEIIFLDLLQLDISSTWIRHRIREGHMVDFFMPDEVSKIIRDNRLYL, from the coding sequence ATGTCAAAGAAAATAGGAATACTCGGGGGAACCTTTGATCCTATTCATAATGGACATATATATATAGCCTATGAGGCTAAGAGATTGTTAGATTTAGATGAGATTATTTTTATGCCGAGCGGAAATCCACCACATAAAGATGAGAAAAATATAACTGATAGTCATTTAAGATATAAAATGGTTGATATAGCTGTAAAATCTTATGAGGGTTTCACAACAAGTGATTATGAAGTAAACAAGCAAGGTTTAAGCTATACATACGAGACACTGATGCATTTAAAAGATACTCTTAAAGGTGCGGATCTATATTTTATAACAGGTGCAGACTGCCTAATAGATCTTGAAAAGTGGAAAAATGTCGATCTTATAATGGATAACTGTAATTTTGTAGTGTTTAATAGACCTGGGTATACTAAGGAAGAACTCTATGATGAAAAAAGATTGGTAGAGCAAAAATATAATAAAGAAATTATATTTTTAGATCTTTTGCAATTAGATATTTCGTCTACTTGGATCAGGCATAGAATCAGAGAAGGCCATATGGTGGACTTTTTTATGCCTGATGAAGTTAGTAAAATCATCAGAGATAATAGGCTGTATTTATAG